The stretch of DNA CTGCTAGTTCTCTTGTCCTCTCAATTCCTTGACTTTTTCCAAGGTATTCAAGGGCCTACAATAAAAGGATGAAGGTTGATCAAGCTAAATCTATGACATGTTTAAGCACACATGctgcaggaaaaaaaaaacatataagcATGACAGAATTATAAACAACTAAAGTATAAACATCAGTGTCCAGAACCCCCTTCATTTAAGCATGATGCAGAACTATCATAGCTGAAGACAAACATGAAGACTAGATCAGAATCTAAATAAGCCAATATTGTCACGCTGCACACAGATGTTCCTGGTTATGGTATTGTCAGAATCTAATTATACACCTCTTATTGCAAAATGTAAGACCATAGATAAATGCATGAACTTCACATGACTAGAGCACCATGCCAGTATTCTTATGTCTGCATAAGATGCATATGCCATCAATTGAAAAAATCCACACAGCATCTATACTCTCCTAACAGAATTTGTGTGAGATATTAAAGTTACCtattgataaaaagataattagtcATGGAAAACTTACAACATCAACATTTGCAGGATCATCAAAACCCTGATCAACAACAACATGCAATTCAGGGAACTCCTCCATTGCAAAAAGTATTGGAGCTGTCACAATTCCCTGTATGATAGAACATATCTCAACAGAAGTAAAATAATCATAACATATATACCAGCTCAAACATGTAATTATGATTAACCACTTCCCCTTTATGCAGCCTGTTAATTTTGCTATTTGAAAATGAGAAGCTCAAAGGATGATGTCCAGACAACACATCATGCAAAATTAAAGACCTTTTTTTGTTGTGGATTTGTGTGTGTGAGGTGTCCGTGAGCGAGTCCAAGATTTGTCCTATAAAATGCTACATAAGGTGCAAGTTACTGCTTCCCACAAGTCCTATGTGATCTATTCATGAACATTAGTAATCTTAACTCTAGTTCAAGGCCTTTATGGTTCATAGAGGAGCACCTTGAAAATGCCTCTTTGAGGATCTTCAACAGTAGTTAAACTCACTATTATAAGAATCTAGGTTGCCAGGTCACCAGTGGTAAAAATATTAGATAACCAGTCATTTTATTCTGATGAACTTGTGTTGACTTGCACTTCGAAGATGTAGCAATTTAGGTAACTAAAAGAAAAAGGATATTTTTTTTGCGACCTGCACAGGTTGACAAAGCACAATGTATGACAAGAACAATAACATTTCGAATATGCAAAGATGCATGACAGCCCAAGCATGAGATGCAACACGTGGATTTAGGTGCCCACCAACATGTGATAACCAGTCATTTTATTCTGATGAACTTGTGTTGACTTGCACTTAGAAGATGTAGCAATTTAGGTAACTAAAAGAAAAAGGATATTTTTTCTGCGACTAGCACAGGTTGACAAACCACAATGTATGACAAGAACAATAACATTTCGAATATGCAAAGATGCATGACAGCCCAAGCATGAGATGCAACACGTGGATTTAGGTGCCCACCAACATGTGATTGCTCATGCTAGTGTCGCCTCCCAAGCATGCAGAGCCTCTTGATGTGTGCCAATGGATACGAAGTCATGCTCATTATACACCATTGTGACCACAGAAGTGTCCTGGCAGGTAATTAGTATGTTACTGCTGCCAGGGAAACTAGCATGTTACCGCATGCTCATAATATATGGCTCATGATCAACATAGGGTCTGAATGTGGATCCTCATCCATTGCTAAAACTTCATCACAAATCATGAAAGACCATGCACATAAAGATGAGTCCAATTAGGTCTTGTTAAGCAAGAagatacacacaaaaaaaaaaaaaaacagccacCTTTATCAATGATCACAGATCAAGTCAAACCACAAGTTACAAATGACATGATTGTCCACATGGCTGCTACGAGGATAAAAAGAGCTAAATTAGGATAAATCTAGTACTGATAAACTAAGGTTTTTAACTACTGTTAAGATAAAGCCACATATTCCAGGTACTAAAAAAAGAAATGGGTTGTTGATTAAATAATACTACACAAAAAAGTTTTGATAGTTAGAAAATTTTGTTCTAATGTGATAATGTGGTTCCCTAATAAAAGTCACCTGTTTGATCTCACATTAAAGTATGAAAGATTAGAAGAGAACAACTGTAGAATATGCTCTCCTTATGAATGACACCCAAAAGAGAAAATGCCAAATCATATGAGAAAAGGTTGGCATATACCACAAACACAAACATCTGATCTGGAAGTCTACATTGATCACAAAGAATACTATTCAAGTGAGATTTCTTTTTCAATCATTTTCAAAAGTCAACCAGCAACAAAGAAGATGAATAAGATAAAAGATGAGGAAATCGAAAGAAATATACATGCCGAATATCGGATAAGGAGCCCTTCCCAAGTGAAGCTGATGTGCCAGTGAAATCAAGAATATCGTCAACTAGCTGAAATGCTAAACCCTGACAGAGAGTACAGGTTCCAATCAACCCAACAAATAATATCACATGAATATGGTGTTTAAAACAGCTTGAAGAAAAGAAACTGTAGCAAACCAAATTTCTGCCATAGTCATATGCAAGCTTTGAAACTTCTGCAGTATGCCCTGCTAGAAGAGCAATAGCTTTGCAACTGCTTGAAATCAATGAAGCAGTCTTGTAATATGTCTTCTGTAGATAATAGTCCATGCTgcatccaaaaaaaaattgttcaatGGGCCAAAAACATACCACATTTGTATCAGAAGATAACTAACAAATCAGATAaaacaaattttatttgaatTCATCAGTGTGAGAGTATCCATCAATCGAATTTGGAGAAACAAATCTTGTGAAATTAAAAGACCAAAACTGGTAGAAAGTTAAAAGAAATGCACCTGCGACGTTGCTCGGATTTAGTTGTCATCTGCATTGTTTCACCAGTGACTAAGTGTTCTACAGTTGTTGCTAATAAACTTACAACCTGAAAAGACAATCAAGATATTTACAAGTGTCAAAAAATTAGCGTAGAAGGCAGATAAACATGTAAAACACAGACATTCCATACAGTTGATTGAATTTATATCAGTAAACTAGACACTATGCTAGGGATAGTGAAATTAAAATTAAGAATTCATCTTCTATTTATACAAGTTATCTTCTCcacatttttttattaaaataatagaaTCAGTTTCTTCTTACATGAAATAATCAGCTAAAAAGTAGATTATTTGAAATTTATCATGGTCAAATTCTATAATTATATCCTCGAAACCTCTACATACAAAGTATTTATGTTTAACATAGTTAAACATATCATTCAAGATGGATTTTGTCATTTCATTTTCAAGATTTTAAGTCATGGACATATTCATGCATAGAGGTCAGGCATTTGATCCACAGATACATTATCAACAAGCAAAAAGCAGCTTGCATTCTACATCTGACCTTTCAGAAAATACAGTTATGGGTGCATCAAGCATTGGGCTATTCTATCTATGCTACCACTATATTTTTTGATCAATCTACAGTTACattaataaaatgaaagaaaaaatagtacCACAACATAAAATTTATGATAACTCGAAGCACAAATTAACTGCAACTTACAGCAACACCATACAATTACATAAAAAAGGATCAATTAACAAGGTATTAAAACAGCAAACATTTATGTACCTCTGTGTTCTTAAGTGATGCAAGGGCAACACATGCTCTTGAAAGTAGAAAGTCCCCTGCAAGCACAGCAAGCTGCAtagtaaaaataattaaatagttTATGCATGCAGACAAGTGGTATTATAAAATTGGGGGAGcacattttttgaaaaaaaaaatcaaatacttCTATTTTGAAAAAACGGCAGCCCAATACATGAGGTCCTAATGTGGGGTTTGAAAAGGATCAATGTGCACAGCCTTACCCCTGCAAGCAGAGAGGCTTTTTTATGTGACGTGAACCTTGGTAGCTAAAGTCTTATTGTGGCACCAAGGCTCATCCTCAACCTTGGTTACAAAAGTATCGAGTCAAAATTAAAACTCAAAAACACATATTCACTAGTGATTATTTCTCAGCATAATAAGCACACAAAGTATGTCCAGTATGTACCTTGTTCCCCATGACAAAATTCAATGAACCAATCCCACGCCGAGTATTAGCATCATCTAGAACATCATCATGGAGAAGGCTTGCCACCTGAGGAAAAATTAGGTAATGAGGAGCATGGCATAGTCAACAAGGGTAACTTTCAGGAATATATTAAAGAATACCAAATATGATATTGAAATCAAGCAAAATGAGGTGGACATCAGGTTTAGATGACTAACATGAATCATTTCAGTTATTTCAGCAATGCATTGCTGCCTTGCACGTAAATCCTTCGAGAAGTTGTTATAGGCACCACTAGCAGCTGCTTCAGGTATGGGCATATTCAAAGCCGAAGCCATCAACAACAGGACCTGCAGAAAGGCAGTTAAATTATGTGCACAAACAAGAGcagataatgagtttatatgcctATAGCTGTTTATCCAAGTAGCTTGAAATACAGTTCTTATGTTACCATAAGTACTTTGACAAGTCACACTATTACAAACATATGTAGCATGATGAAGCAAATGATTGAGCTCCAACAAACAAGAAACTCTACAAAGAATCAACAGTAATTAATTTCTAATTCATACAGTAGGGCGAAATCTTTTCCCTTCCACTCCCACTTTGAAGAAGTATTCAGCAGCCGATGATAACTTTGGAACCTGCAAGAAACTAACTTGAATATTAATACGATCATAAGTACGTAAAGGAACTACAATCCTCCCGAAGCCCATGGAACTACCTTTACTTTATATCATATACATAGAGAGAAGATTTTAAGTTCAATATAATATTAAACCACACACCTCAGCAACCACCATAGAGCGCAATCTATCTGCAAGCATTGACAGTTCATCAGCGACTAAGGCGAAAGGGTCCAACGGTTCCTAAAAACATACCCAGTGAAGTGTCAATTTAGTAACCAGAAAATttttgaataagaaaataaaCAAAGACTATTTTTCACGCTCGATAAAATAGAAAAGGCCCCATGATTTCCTTAAACAAATATATTACCTTTGGATGTGGTTTCTCAACTTTATACAAAAGCATGGAAATGATTTCTACTATAAGGATATTTTTCTAAAGAAAGATTTTACTTAACCAAAGACAACAAACTAGGTTATGGATGAAAGGCTTCAAAATCAGCGATAGATACCAGAATCCTTGGCAGGAAGTAACTGAAGGGTAAACCTAAGTGtgctcaaattttgacataactaATTTAAGAAGGTCCTATCATATATTGGCAAGAAGCATCAAATTAGTTTGTTACATCAAATAAGAGCAGATGCCAAATTTCACTGAATCAGTTATAACAATGTTTATGCAAAATATATACTACCTCTCTCGAACTATTGTCTTGGTGGATCTGATATCTGATATCATGGATGCCGCAAGCACCCCAGAAATAAGATTCTCTGCAAGCCAACACCTACTAATCCacagaacaaaaaatatatagtatAGAATCATATAGCATATCTCAAGTTGCCGCCACATGGACAGCATACATGCAGAAAACAGAAACAGATTTTGTTAATGGCAGAACATAAATGATCAAATATACCCTACCCAAAGTTGTGGTAATTTAACTTAGAGCAACAGATCTCAACCTTCatcagcagcaatgaaagttgaagCAAGAAATTTAGTAGGTAATAACTAGTCTGGGTCACTGCAAAAAAAACAACTATATGAAATCCATGAATGGCATTTCCAAATACGACCATACTTTTTGGGAGATATCAGCAGCCATCGTTCTTAAAACAAGGAACTGCAATGGTCGCAGGAGTTCGCTCATACCAGCAAGCATGAGCAACAGCATCACTATCAAGAACGATGTTACCAAACATATCTTACATTAAGATTTCTCATATAAGTGAATTATGTTTCTTACACAGTTTAGAAGGATGCTTGAGTGACAAGCCAATGAAAGAAAAATTGTAAGTTTTTTTCGTTGCAAGGTTCTATATATTGTATGTACAATTGGCAAGGTCAATTTACCGGTCTGATAATCAATCAGGATGTGGACTGGGTAATTTCACCGGATACAGTCCAGCATGGGTTGTACCAACTGGTAAACTCACTGTATCAGGCTCACCAAATGATAAAAAGACCAGCACAGAGTAGTAGTTTATGACCCAATACTATGACCAACTAGTGTTTACCAACTGCAGTTTGTTGTCAGGAAGAACTTTTTCTTGTTGATGTAAACAGTGCAGGAACGAAGTAAGAAAATTACAAATTAATACAAACCAGCCCATCCTCCATGTGTCTATAGAAACAATAATTTACACCAATAAAGATCGGGAATTACCTCCAGATCTCTATATCTTCCTAAATTTAAGGAACGACATAGTCTCCCGGCGAAGGCCAATACTCCTAATCAAGATTTCAAATCCAACTAAGCACAGGTATCAAGCAGCTAGCTATCGTTATCCACACGAAAGAACTCGGAGAACAACTTACAGTCAAAAGCAAAACGTCAAATTTATACCATATGCCAACCACATCAATTGTCAAGAAGGTAAACAGCAAAACGCATGCATAGAGAATCTGACAAGGGAATTATTACGAATAACACAATATAAAATCATAGGAAACCAACCCTGTACCAAAACCAATAAAACCCACATCAAAAATCAAGCCAAAACAGTTGGCAAGAGAGAGATCGCACCTTGGGGATCTTGGCAGGGTTCCGGGTCAAGGGAGCTCCAGAGCAAGCAGCGGAGAAGAATCTACCGCCATGCAGGCCAGAAGCCCCGGTCCTCGACCGGCTCACCAAACTCCTCAGAGCCCATCTCAAGTACATCCTCGACGGCTGAAGGCAACCACACCACAACCAACCCGAAACCACAAGGCGCCAATAGGCTGAGGGATCGGATCGAGGGGGGTTCTTTTCTCCCACGGTTCCCTTCTCCGATCAGGGAGAGAAGCCCTCGTCGTGGAGAAACCCTAGTTCTCTAATTCCTCATGTGGGGAGACTCCAATCAGTTGTGGTCGTCGCCGCCGCCCTTTTATACACAAACGCCCCTCTCGAACTTGTTCGTGCAAGTAAACCCCCTGCTGCGTTTCAGGGTCGATGTGGTCCTTTGCGATCTTTTACACTCAATCTTGTCGCACTATTTTTGAATTTtaccttttttttaatataatttttaatgttTATTCCATTattctttaattaatttattttacatttagTTCAAAGCAGAAAACATCAGCTTCcttttcgataaaaatgatttaaatcTCATCTTCTTCATTTATCTttcgtaaaaaaaagaaaaaaaaatctctgtTCTTACAGCTATATAGGCATATtactatttcttctccaaatacaAACCAAAGCAATAACATTTCTTTTCCAGAACACATAGGTCAGCTGAATTCTTTCCACAGGAAACCTCAGGTAAAATGTGTTAAGCTAACAAAATGATCAATCCACCTTAAGCATGACAACCTAATCAGTATCTAAAACACAATAGCATCATTCATCTTCAGTCATCATGCTGCCAAGTTTTGAAGAGCATTGAATTCTTTGAACTGTCAAGGATTTGGTTTATCCTTTGCTTCATGCATCCAACTAGTGGTTCATGATTTGACTGTGCAATCATCGGCAAGTCTAAGGAACGGCAGAACATCGCGTTCAAATCATTACAACTTTTACAAATACATTAACCATCAACATTTTATACCTTGGTCTTTTAACTTCGATAAGGTTTTACAGCAAGCAAAATTATCATGAGTTCTATAAACCCTCCTTGGATACGGTGGGTGAATACAGTGCAAAGACTTATTGATAGTGTCACAGTGTAGCACATAACACATACCACATGCTTGAAAAATTACAAGGTAAAACAATAATTTTCCTTGTGTTACTTTTCAGGCAATCAATGGAATGGTTAGAGAACTATATGTTTTTAACACTAGGATTCTAGGTAATGGTTGAGTTACATCCGGGAGATCAGCAAGGGGACTGAGATTGATGCAGCTTCTTCACCCATAGCTGGGTGGAACATCTCCAGTGTGTCTAGGTCCCCGTATTTTTCTAGGACACGCATGCGGCATTCTTCAGCTGCCATCAACCCTGTGGAGAAGGCACCGTGTACCGTGCCGGTATACTTGATGCTTGTAGCTTCCCCGGCAAAGAAGATGTTGTCCACCGGGATACGCAGCCTCTCGAAATATTCGCGAGGTTTCCCAACTGCATCGTAGGTATAAGAGCCGAGTGAATTTTCATCTGTCCCCCAGTGTGACACGAGATACTGAATCTGAAATTCCAGCAAACTAATCAGCAGAAGTGTTCTCCATGTTTTAACAAATGGAGGAAACCATATATTGCAGATTGTCAATAATCTCAACCAGAAAAAGATACCAACATGGAATTTTGCTTGAAGCACCAACTAAAGTGCTAGATCATCATAATAAGTGGCGAAGTTGATGCAATATGCAGTAACAAATGTGTGAACTTTAAACAAAATCAATAGTGGAATAGGTGATTAATTCAAAATGTTACAACAATTTCCTTGACGTGCCTCAAAAAGCGTCAACTTTAACATAGtagtcaatttaaaaaaaaaaacaacaaaagaaaatggAGTTCGAAAACAATGCATACCGGTTCAGATGCGTCTGGGAGGATCCCTTTTAGCTGACTAAAGGCAAATTCAGCAGCAGCCTTGTCAGACATTTTCTCAATATCATTAGCGAGGCGACCTGCAGGCATGTAAACAAGAACAGGATGGCCAGTCGCTTTGTGAAGATTAAGGAAATAGCTGCAACCATATGAAGTAGGTGAGACTACTCCAAGAAACTCCACATTTGGCCAGAAAACCTTGTTGAAGTGCAAAACGATTTTGTTCTCTGTCCCGACTCCAATACCATCTATTGCTTCTTCTTTCCATTCTGGAAGTCTTGGTTCAAAT from Musa acuminata AAA Group cultivar baxijiao chromosome BXJ2-11, Cavendish_Baxijiao_AAA, whole genome shotgun sequence encodes:
- the LOC103971798 gene encoding solanesyl-diphosphate synthase 1, mitochondrial isoform X3 — encoded protein: MLADRLRSMVVAEVPKLSSAAEYFFKVGVEGKRFRPTVLLLMASALNMPIPEAAASGAYNNFSKDLRARQQCIAEITEMIHVASLLHDDVLDDANTRRGIGSLNFVMGNKLAVLAGDFLLSRACVALASLKNTEVVSLLATTVEHLVTGETMQMTTKSEQRRSMDYYLQKTYYKTASLISSSCKAIALLAGHTAEVSKLAYDYGRNLGLAFQLVDDILDFTGTSASLGKGSLSDIRHGIVTAPILFAMEEFPELHVVVDQGFDDPANVDVALEYLGKSQGIERTRELAAEHANYAAEAIEALPESDDEDVLVSRRALVDLTHRVISRTK
- the LOC103971798 gene encoding solanesyl-diphosphate synthase 1, mitochondrial isoform X2: MYLRWALRSLVSRSRTGASGLHGGRFFSAACSGAPLTRNPAKIPKEPLDPFALVADELSMLADRLRSMVVAEVPKLSSAAEYFFKVGVEGKRFRPTVLLLMASALNMPIPEAAASGAYNNFSKDLRARQQCIAEITEMIHVASLLHDDVLDDANTRRGIGSLNFVMGNKLAVLAGDFLLSRACVALASLKNTEVVSLLATTVEHLVTGETMQMTTKSEQRRSMDYYLQKTYYKTASLISSSCKAIALLAGHTAEVSKLAYDYGRNLGLAFQLVDDILDFTGTSASLGKGSLSDIRHGIVTAPILFAMEEFPELHVVVDQGFDDPANVDVALEYLGKSQGIERTRELAAEHANYAAEAIEALPESDDEDVLVSRRALVDLTHRVISRTK
- the LOC103971798 gene encoding solanesyl-diphosphate synthase 1, mitochondrial isoform X1 encodes the protein MYLRWALRSLVSRSRTGASGLHGGRFFSAACSGAPLTRNPAKIPKVLACRESYFWGACGIHDIRYQIHQDNSSREEPLDPFALVADELSMLADRLRSMVVAEVPKLSSAAEYFFKVGVEGKRFRPTVLLLMASALNMPIPEAAASGAYNNFSKDLRARQQCIAEITEMIHVASLLHDDVLDDANTRRGIGSLNFVMGNKLAVLAGDFLLSRACVALASLKNTEVVSLLATTVEHLVTGETMQMTTKSEQRRSMDYYLQKTYYKTASLISSSCKAIALLAGHTAEVSKLAYDYGRNLGLAFQLVDDILDFTGTSASLGKGSLSDIRHGIVTAPILFAMEEFPELHVVVDQGFDDPANVDVALEYLGKSQGIERTRELAAEHANYAAEAIEALPESDDEDVLVSRRALVDLTHRVISRTK